From the Phyllopteryx taeniolatus isolate TA_2022b chromosome 16, UOR_Ptae_1.2, whole genome shotgun sequence genome, one window contains:
- the LOC133466418 gene encoding inward rectifier potassium channel 2-like, with the protein MGSVRSHRYSIVSSEEDGMKLADVAVPNGYGNGDADKAERRRQSRFVRKDGHCNVHFINMSEKGQRYLADIFTTCVDIRWRWMLLIFCLSFLLSWLFFGLVFWLVALSYGDLEAQTQMCISNVDSFTAAFLFSVETQTTIGYGYRYVTEDCPVAVFVVVFQSIVGCIIDAFIIGAVMAKMAKPKKRNETLVFSYYATVAMRDGKLCLMWRVGNLRRSHLVEAHVRAQLLKSRTTAEGEFIPLDQVDIDVGFDSGIDRIFLVSPITIVHEIDEDSPFYEMNKQELETSEFEIVVILEGMVEATAMTTQCRSSYVASEILWGHRFEPVLFEDKNYYKVDYSRFDNTYEVSGTPHCSARELAEKSSNASSPRNSFCYENEVALEKIEMEEESEEAELNGATTNTEDCPLEDSNTDTVSDFEQNRDSLPLESRFLTAESEL; encoded by the coding sequence ATGGGGAGCGTGCGAAGCCACCGCTACAGCATCGTGTCCTCCGAGGAGGACGGCATGAAGCTGGCCGACGTCGCCGTGCCCAACGGCTACGGCAACGGCGACGCCGACAAGGCCGAGCGCCGGCGCCAGAGCCGCTTCGTGCGCAAGGACGGCCACTGCAACGTGCACTTTATCAACATGAGCGAGAAGGGCCAGCGCTACCTGGCGgacatcttcaccacctgtgtggACATCCGCTGGCGTTGGATGCTGCTCATCTTCTGCCTTTCCTTCCTGCTCTCGTGGTTGTTCTTCGGTCTGGTCTTCTGGCTGGTGGCGCTCTCCTACGGCGACCTGGAGGCCCAGACGCAGATGTGCATCTCCAACGTGGACAGCTTCACGGCCGCCTTCTTGTTTTCCGTGGAGACCCAGACCACCATCGGCTACGGATACCGCTACGTGACGGAAGACTGCCCTGTCGCCGTGTTCGTGGTGGTCTTCCAAAGCATCGTGGGATGCATCATCGACGCGTTCATCATCGGCGCGGTCATGGCCAAGATGGCCAAGCCCAAAAAACGAAACGAGACCTTGGTGTTCAGCTACTACGCCACGGTAGCCATGAGGGACGGCAAACTGTGCCTCATGTGGCGCGTGGGGAACCTGAGGAGGAGCCACCTGGTGGAGGCCCACGTCAGGGCGCAGCTCCTCAAGTCCCGGACGACGGCGGAGGGCGAGTTCATCCCTCTGGACCAGGTGGACATCGACGTCGGCTTCGACAGCGGCATCGACAGAATCTTCCTGGTCTCTCCTATCACCATCGTCCACGAGATCGACGAGGACAGCCCCTTCTACGAGATGAACAAACAGGAGCTGGAGACGTCCGAGTTTGAGATCGTGGTGATCCTGGAGGGCATGGTGGAGGCCACGGCCATGACCACGCAGTGTCGCAGCTCCTACGTTGCCAGCGAGATCCTCTGGGGTCACCGCTTCGAGCCGGTGCTCTTCGAAGACAAGAACTACTACAAAGTGGACTACTCGCGCTTCGACAACACCTACGAGGTGTCCGGCACGCCGCACTGCAGCGCCAGAGAGCTAGCGGAGAAGAGTTCCAACGCTTCCAGCCCGAGGAACTCCTTTTGTTACGAGAACGAGGTGGCTCTGGAAAAGATCGAGATGGAGGAGGAATCGGAGGAAGCGGAGCTGAACGGCGCCACAACGAACACAGAGGATTGTCCGCTCGAAGACAGCAACACCGACACGGTCTCAGACTTTGAACAAAATCGGGACTCTTTGCCTTTAGAATCGAGATTTTTAACTGCCGAATCGGAACTTTAA
- the LOC133465695 gene encoding inward rectifier potassium channel 16-like translates to MSTERRDGVDVDASSAAVHIGDRRLRFMQKDGSFPVAFHQVPRDWSPYLLDIFTTLVEIRWRVMLLVFSLAYVLSWLFFGLCYWLIAYVHGDGDGDVDGPCVLNVHDFASAFLFSTETQATIGYGFRGMTENCGAAVAAVTAQDVFSCLLDTVVVGIVVAKMASARKRAQTVGFSRIAVVNRRDGVLCLSWRLGDFRGNHILEGVARAQLVRYSKQSQGPVVISYQDVDIQNRDLVLATPALVVHKLEPGSPLYHISPEQLLEEDFELVVSFTYTGDSTGMLHQTRTSYTPADIRWAQRFQEVLRVTKKHYKADYALFNETTWVATPMLSAEQCDRGRPRPGLSRSGPAKRARRRTEEVVQQTHL, encoded by the coding sequence ATGAGCACCGAGAGGCGCGACGGGGTTGACGTCGACGCTTCCTCCGCCGCCGTTCACATCGGGGACCGGCGGCTTCGCTTCATGCAAAAGGACGGCAGTTTCCCCGTAGCGTTCCACCAGGTCCCCAGGGACTGGAGTCCGTACCTGCTGGACATCTTCACCACTCTGGTGGAGATCCGCTGGCGGGTCATGCTCCTGGTCTTCTCGCTGGCCTACGTGCTCTCCTGGCTTTTCTTCGGCCTTTGTTACTGGCTCATCGCCTACGTGCACGGAGATGGAGACGGAGATGTCGACGGTCCCTGCGTGCTGAACGTTCACGACTTCGCCTCGGCGTTTCTCTTCTCCACGGAGACCCAGGCGACCATCGGTTACGGCTTCAGGGGCATGACGGAGAACTGCGGGGCGGCCGTGGCGGCCGTGACCGCACAGGACGTCTTCAGCTGCCTCCTGGACACCGTCGTCGTCGGCATCGTCGTCGCTAAAATGGCGTCGGCGCGAAAGAGGGCTCAGACGGTGGGCTTCAGCCGAATCGCCGTGGTCAACCGGCGGGACGGCGTCCTGTGTCTGTCCTGGCGGCTCGGAGATTTCAGAGGGAATCACATCTTGGAGGGCGTCGCCCGGGCGCAGCTCGTACGCTACTCCAAACAATCCCAAGGACCCGTGGTGATATCGTACCAGGATGTGGACATCCAGAACCGGGATCTGGTCCTCGCCACGCCGGCCTTAGTCGTACACAAGCTGGAACCGGGCAGCCCGCTCTACCATATAAGCCCTGAGCAGCTTCTGGAGGAGGACTTTGAGCTTGTGGTGTCCTTCACCTACACGGGCGACTCCACCGGGATGCTCCACCAGACGCGCACCTCCTACACGCCGGCGGATATCCGCTGGGCGCAACGGTTTCAGGAAGTGCTCCGAGTGACCAAGAAGCACTACAAGGCGGACTACGCTCTGTTTAACGAGACCACGTGGGTGGCGACGCCCATGCTGAGCGCGGAACAGTGTGACAGGGGGAGGCCTCGCCCTGGCCTGTCGCGCTCGGGCCCGGCGAAGCGAGCCCGCCGCCGTACGGAGGAGGTCGTGCAGCAGACCCATTTGTAG
- the LOC133465693 gene encoding 5-hydroxytryptamine receptor 3A-like isoform X2 has product MLSQTQLASGRWWAALLWTLLTLGGANAADKCTTRRCLANELVNKKLITQPQRNNCSEYIYVSSIAYQTLKVDTKNLRLGCRLQATIEWTDDDLYWDPSVYPYDEVILPVSKVWSPDIFVTNGISASTHNSFRDLIVFSNGTLRHSVVMAAEVNCEFNLFNYPFAEDQCPVAIQTWSTQGCGTTMEIGKVEVFDGSHGDWETLGAYLHSSDNKYYISVVLKIRQQNPFITLLLPSILIILADMVSFALPLGCGERNCFKVTLVLSFTMFLLILNDQLPGDSECSPVIKNHFCVCLVMLVVSMLVSMVLTRVAKDGGLIFCCSSRRAKTANKPEGADQEVTADISVIRLDDPEENRMHRKVTDFLDAIKAKEADCERNEAFADTIDKTFFWFYFILGTLYFCAMITVMVKYECNVNHLDFW; this is encoded by the exons ATGCTGTCACAAACGCAACTCGCTTCGGGTCGGTGGTGGGCGGCGCTCTTATGGACTCTACTCACTCTAG GAGGTGCAAACGCTGCGGACAAATGCACGACTCGCCGATGTCTGGCGAATGAGCTCGTCAACAAAAAATTGATAACGCAGCCGCAGCGTAACAATTGCTCCGAGTACATATACGTGTCATCGATTGCGTATCAGACCCTCAAAGTT GACACAAAGAATCTTCGTTTAGGTTGTCGTCTACAGGCCACAATT GAATGGACCGACGACGACTTGTACTGGGACCCGTCCGTTTACCCGTATGACGAGGTCATCCTGCCCGTAAGCAAAGTCTGGAGCCCGGACATATTTGTGACCAATGG CATATCGGCAAGCACGCACAACAGCTTCCGTGACTTGATCGTGTTCAGCAACGGCACCTTGAGGCACAGTGTGGTGATGGCGGCCGAGGTCAACTGTGAGTTTAACCTCTTCAACTACCCGTTCGCTGAGGACCAATGTCCCGTGGCCATCCAGACCTGGTCCACTCAAG GCTGCGGTACAACCATGGAAATTGGCAAAGTGGAGGTGTTCGACGGGAGCCATGGAGACTGGGAGACGTTGGGCGCGTACCTCCACTCATCTGATAACAAATATTATATCTCG GTGGTGTTGAAGATCCGGCAGCAGAACCCGTTCATCACGCTGCTGCTGCCCAGCATTCTGATCATCCTGGCCGACATGGTGAGCTTCGCCCTGCCGCTGGGTTGCGGCGAGCGCAACTGCTTCAAGGTCACCCTGGTGCTCAGCTTCACCATGTTCCTGCTCATCCTCAACGACCAGCTGCCCGGCGACAGCGAGTGCAGCCCCGTGATAA AAAACCACTTCTGCGTGTGCCTGGTGATGCTGGTGGTGAGCATGCTGGTGTCCATGGTGCTCACGCGGGTGGCCAAGGATGGAGGCCTCATCTTCTGCTGCTCTTCCAGGCGAGCAAAGACCGCAAACAAGCCAGAGGGAGCTGATCAGG AAGTCACAGCGGACATCAGCGTCATCCGGCTGGACGACCCCGAGGAAAATCGGATGCACCGAAAGGTGACCGACTTCCTGGACGCCATCAAAGCCAAGGAAGCGGATTGCGAGCGCAACGAGGCGTTCGCCGACACGATCGACAAAACCTTTTTCTGGTTCTATTTCATTCTGGGCACCTTGTACTTTTGCGCTATGATCACGGTGATGGTGAAATACGAATGCAACGTCAACCACTTGGATTTCTGGTGA
- the LOC133465693 gene encoding 5-hydroxytryptamine receptor 3A-like isoform X1, which translates to MRGIGYTNPEATSFTRPLDVESSGGANAADKCTTRRCLANELVNKKLITQPQRNNCSEYIYVSSIAYQTLKVDTKNLRLGCRLQATIEWTDDDLYWDPSVYPYDEVILPVSKVWSPDIFVTNGISASTHNSFRDLIVFSNGTLRHSVVMAAEVNCEFNLFNYPFAEDQCPVAIQTWSTQGCGTTMEIGKVEVFDGSHGDWETLGAYLHSSDNKYYISVVLKIRQQNPFITLLLPSILIILADMVSFALPLGCGERNCFKVTLVLSFTMFLLILNDQLPGDSECSPVIKNHFCVCLVMLVVSMLVSMVLTRVAKDGGLIFCCSSRRAKTANKPEGADQEVTADISVIRLDDPEENRMHRKVTDFLDAIKAKEADCERNEAFADTIDKTFFWFYFILGTLYFCAMITVMVKYECNVNHLDFW; encoded by the exons GAGGTGCAAACGCTGCGGACAAATGCACGACTCGCCGATGTCTGGCGAATGAGCTCGTCAACAAAAAATTGATAACGCAGCCGCAGCGTAACAATTGCTCCGAGTACATATACGTGTCATCGATTGCGTATCAGACCCTCAAAGTT GACACAAAGAATCTTCGTTTAGGTTGTCGTCTACAGGCCACAATT GAATGGACCGACGACGACTTGTACTGGGACCCGTCCGTTTACCCGTATGACGAGGTCATCCTGCCCGTAAGCAAAGTCTGGAGCCCGGACATATTTGTGACCAATGG CATATCGGCAAGCACGCACAACAGCTTCCGTGACTTGATCGTGTTCAGCAACGGCACCTTGAGGCACAGTGTGGTGATGGCGGCCGAGGTCAACTGTGAGTTTAACCTCTTCAACTACCCGTTCGCTGAGGACCAATGTCCCGTGGCCATCCAGACCTGGTCCACTCAAG GCTGCGGTACAACCATGGAAATTGGCAAAGTGGAGGTGTTCGACGGGAGCCATGGAGACTGGGAGACGTTGGGCGCGTACCTCCACTCATCTGATAACAAATATTATATCTCG GTGGTGTTGAAGATCCGGCAGCAGAACCCGTTCATCACGCTGCTGCTGCCCAGCATTCTGATCATCCTGGCCGACATGGTGAGCTTCGCCCTGCCGCTGGGTTGCGGCGAGCGCAACTGCTTCAAGGTCACCCTGGTGCTCAGCTTCACCATGTTCCTGCTCATCCTCAACGACCAGCTGCCCGGCGACAGCGAGTGCAGCCCCGTGATAA AAAACCACTTCTGCGTGTGCCTGGTGATGCTGGTGGTGAGCATGCTGGTGTCCATGGTGCTCACGCGGGTGGCCAAGGATGGAGGCCTCATCTTCTGCTGCTCTTCCAGGCGAGCAAAGACCGCAAACAAGCCAGAGGGAGCTGATCAGG AAGTCACAGCGGACATCAGCGTCATCCGGCTGGACGACCCCGAGGAAAATCGGATGCACCGAAAGGTGACCGACTTCCTGGACGCCATCAAAGCCAAGGAAGCGGATTGCGAGCGCAACGAGGCGTTCGCCGACACGATCGACAAAACCTTTTTCTGGTTCTATTTCATTCTGGGCACCTTGTACTTTTGCGCTATGATCACGGTGATGGTGAAATACGAATGCAACGTCAACCACTTGGATTTCTGGTGA
- the LOC133465698 gene encoding Golgi apparatus membrane protein TVP23 homolog B-like isoform X2, translated as MHQSSQHAPLFGDDDDRALSKKSEVRHPVVSFLHLFFRTAALLVYLLYDYYSSHFIACMVTIILLLSCDFWTVKNVSGRLMVGLRWWNQVHEDGTSHWLFEARKPDSLNRTTSAESKIFWLGLIVFPALWVVFVFSVILTFQIKWLAVVVMGVVLQGANLYGYVRCKVRGKSSLSNVAKNYLGAQLLKQAMRTT; from the exons ATGCACCAG AGCTCCCAACACGCTCCTCTTTTTGGGGACGATGACGACAGAGCCCTGTCAAAAAAGTCCGAAGTCAG GCACCCTGTGGTGTCATTCCTGCATCTGTTCTTCCGAACCGCTGCCCTCTTGGTCTACTTATTGTACGACTACTACAGCAGTCACTTCATCGCCTGCATGGTCAccatcatcctcctcctgtcGTGTGACTTCTGGACCGTCAAG AATGTGTCAGGGAGATTGATGGTGGGCCTTCGGTGGTGGAATCAAGTCCACGAGGATGGGACGAGCCACTGGCTGTTCGAGGCAAGGAAG CCTGACAGTTTGAACCGGACGACGAGCGCCGAGTCCAAGATCTTCTGGCTCGGCCTCATCGTGTTTCCCGCCCTCTGGGTTGTCTTCGTCTTCAGCGTCATCCTCACCTTTCAAATTAAATGGCTG GCCGTTGTAGTGATGGGCGTCGTGTTACAAGGGGCCAACCTGTACGGCTACGTCAGGTGTAAGGTGAGGGGCAAGTCCAGCCTCAGCAACGTGGCGAAGAACTACCTCGGGGCTCAACTCCTGAAACAG GCTATGAGGACAACATAG
- the LOC133465698 gene encoding Golgi apparatus membrane protein TVP23 homolog B-like isoform X1: protein MHQSSQHAPLFGDDDDRALSKKSEVRHPVVSFLHLFFRTAALLVYLLYDYYSSHFIACMVTIILLLSCDFWTVKNVSGRLMVGLRWWNQVHEDGTSHWLFEARKPDSLNRTTSAESKIFWLGLIVFPALWVVFVFSVILTFQIKWLAVVVMGVVLQGANLYGYVRCKVRGKSSLSNVAKNYLGAQLLKQVCDVFAILLSS from the exons ATGCACCAG AGCTCCCAACACGCTCCTCTTTTTGGGGACGATGACGACAGAGCCCTGTCAAAAAAGTCCGAAGTCAG GCACCCTGTGGTGTCATTCCTGCATCTGTTCTTCCGAACCGCTGCCCTCTTGGTCTACTTATTGTACGACTACTACAGCAGTCACTTCATCGCCTGCATGGTCAccatcatcctcctcctgtcGTGTGACTTCTGGACCGTCAAG AATGTGTCAGGGAGATTGATGGTGGGCCTTCGGTGGTGGAATCAAGTCCACGAGGATGGGACGAGCCACTGGCTGTTCGAGGCAAGGAAG CCTGACAGTTTGAACCGGACGACGAGCGCCGAGTCCAAGATCTTCTGGCTCGGCCTCATCGTGTTTCCCGCCCTCTGGGTTGTCTTCGTCTTCAGCGTCATCCTCACCTTTCAAATTAAATGGCTG GCCGTTGTAGTGATGGGCGTCGTGTTACAAGGGGCCAACCTGTACGGCTACGTCAGGTGTAAGGTGAGGGGCAAGTCCAGCCTCAGCAACGTGGCGAAGAACTACCTCGGGGCTCAACTCCTGAAACAGGTTTGCGACGTCTTCGCAATTTTGCTCAGTTCTTGA